One Paenibacillus sp. SYP-B4298 genomic window, CACGGCACAGGTAAAACAAAGCGCGTACTGGTATTCGCGAAAGGCGAAAAAGTGAAGGAAGCCGAAGCGGCTGGAGCAGATTATGTAGGCGATGCCGACATGATCAACAAAATTCAGCAAGGCTGGTTCGAATTCGACGTCTGCGTAGCAACACCAGACATGATGGCGGAAGTTGGTAAACTGGGTCGTATTCTCGGTGGTAAAGGCCTTATGCCTAACCCTAAAGCCGGTACTGTAACGTTTGACGTTGCCAAAGCGGTTCAAGAGATTAAGGCTGGTAAAATCGAGTACCGTCTGGATAAAGCAGGTCAAATCCATGCTCCAATCGGTAAAGTATCCTTCGACGCTGAGAAGCTGAACGAAAACCTTCGTTCTCTGATTGAAGCGTTGGTGCGTGCTAAACCGGCTGCAGCCAAAGGGGTTTACCTGAAAAACATTGCGATTTCTTCCACTATGGGCCCTAGCGCTCGTGTGAACACAGCGGTATACCGCTAAGAATTCGCTCTAACAATTGAACATGCATGCCGTAGACAGTAGGTGCGTTCAGCTTAATTTCCTACCGAGGTGTTATGATATATAGTTTATGCTGATCTTGGAGCTGTATAGCCTGGGAACACATAGCGTAATCATGGCCTTCGCTCGGTTAGCGGGGGCCTTTTCTCATGTATCGGACATCGGAATGGAGCTTGCGGTTACGGTTTGTACAAATACTACAGGAGGTGTAAAGCTTGGCTAACGCAAAAATCATTCAAGAAAAACAACAAGCGGTTGAAGAGATTGCTGCGAAGTTTCGCGAGAGCAACTGTACAGTTGTTGCGGACTATCGTGGTCTGAACGTTGCTCAAGTAACTGAACTGCGCAAGCAGCTTCGTGAAGCCGGCATTGAATTTCAAGTGCTGAAAAACTCGCTCGTTCGTCGTGCGACTGCTGCAACTGAGCTGACTGAGCTTGACCAAGTGCTGACCGGTCCAACCGCGATTGCATTTGCAAAAGACGATGTTGTTGCTCCAGCGAAAATTTTGAGCAACTTCGCCAAAAAGAACGACGCTCTGGAAATTAAAGGCGGCGTTGTTGAAGGGCAAGTTGTAGGCGTAGAACAACTGAAAGCTCTGGCTGATCTGCCTTCTCGCGAAGGTTTGCTCTCCATGTTGCTCAGCGTGCTGCAAGCACCTGTCCGCAACTTCGCGCTTGCAGTTAAAGCTGTTGCCGAAAAACAAGAACAACAAGCGTAAACGGCTGATGCCAACTTTAGTTGGCAGAGCAGTGCTGCCCTATGGCAGGATTTCGAGGCCAAAGCATGAACCAAAACAATGCATTGCATGACTACCAATACAAAATTAAATCTATGGAGGTTCAACCATGAGTAAAGAGCAAATCTTGGAAGCAATCAAAGGCATGAACGTTCTTGAACTGAACGACCTGGTTAAAGCAATCGAAGAAGAATTCGGTGTAACTGCAGCAGCTCCTGTAGCTGTAGTAGCTGGCGGCGGCGCTGCTGAAGTTGCTGAGCAAACAGAATTCGACGTAATTCTGACTAACGCTGGCGCTTCCAAAATCAACGTTATCAAAGTTGTTCGCGAAATCACAGGTCTTGGCCTGAAAGAAGCGAAAGACGTTGTTGACAATGCTCCAAAACCAATCAAAGAGAAAGTATCCAAAGAGGATGCTGAAGCTGTTAAAGCAAAACTCGAAGAAGCTGGCGCTTCCGTAGAAGTGAAGTAATAGCCTTCTTGCACTATAGCAAACCCCTTGGAGCCTGGCTTCAAGGGGTTTGCTTACGCTTATTATCTGTTTGTGCCTCTTGGTAGCATGCAGACTAGAAGAGGAGGGAAATGATGTCGGATCACTACTATACACAAAAGCCGGCAGCCAAGCAGGATCGTCAAATTCATGAAGCCATGCTCAGGGGGAAAACCTACCGTTTTGCAACGGATGCTGGCGTATTCTCCAAGACGGGTGTCGATTATGGCAGCAGAGTGTTGATTGAAGCTGTGCAATTGAATGCTGCAGATGAGGTGCTCGATGTGGGCTGCGGTTATGGCCCGATCGGACTGGCAGCATCCTCGCTCGTTCCACAGGGACGAGTCACCATGATAGATATCAATGAACGGGCGGTTGAGCTTGCCATGTACAATGCCGCACATAATGGAATTTCCAATGTTGAAGTACTGCAAAGCGATCTGTATGCTGCTGTCCAAGGTCGCAGCTTCGATGTTATCTTGACGAATCCGCCGATCCGTGCCGGTAAAGCTGTCGTTCATCGCATCTTCGAGGAGGGCTGGTCTCTGCTGCGTCCTGGCGGGCAAATGTGGGTAGTGATTCAAAAAAAGCAGGGGGCTCCTTCAGCCTGGACAAAGCTCGAAGCCTTGTATGACAAGGTGGAGGAAATAACGAAGGATAAGGGGTATCGTATCTTTCGTGCTGTCAAGCAGGGATCAGAAAATAGTTGACCTGTTCTTTTGTTTGTGGTATTATTATAAAATGTCAGCATTAGGCTAGGTGAAAACCCTTTAGCTGATTAAAATGTCAAGTGTTATTTTTTGAAGGCAGACATGCATAATATTTTAGCATTTGACGTATAATGTTTAGATTTTGGGCAAAATTACTTGATATGAGATCATGCGGCAACTGTGCCGCGCCGACCGCTGAGAAACACGCTCTTTTTTCGAACTACTTTCGATAAGGGCTTTTCTTTATTGGGATATAAGAAAGTGGCGTTTTCAAACATAGCTTTCATATGTTCCATTTATATGCGCTGTTGAAGCAATTTGACAGTCAGTATTTGTTAGCGCCTGGTTCTTGAAATGGAAGACCTGAGCGTTGAAGCAGACATGAGGGGTGAGGTTAAGTTGGCAGGACAACTTGTTCAGTATGGCCGACGCACGCGTAGAAGCTATGCTCGCATTAACGAGGTGCTCGAGGTTCCGAACCTGATTGAAATTCAGCAAAAATCGTATGAAAAATTTCTGGAGCGCGACTTACTTGAATTGTTTCAAGACATTTCGCCGATTCAGGATTTTACGGGCAATTTGTCGCTGGAGTTTATCGATTACAGTTTGGGCGAACCGAAATATTCGGTTGACGAGTCAAAGGAACGCGACGTCACGTATGCTGCTCCATTACGGGTTAAGGTGCGGCTGATTAACAAAGAAACCGGCGAAGTGAAGGAACAAGAAGTGTTTATGGGCGACTTCCCGCTGATGACTGAAACCGGCACCTTTATTATTAACGGGGCAGAACGGGTAATCGTCAGCCAATTGGTGCGCTCACCCAGCGTTTACTTCAGCACAAAGGTAGACAAGAACGGCAAGAAGACGTACACAGCGACAGTGATTCCAAACCGCGGGGCCTGGCTGGAGCTAGAGACCGATGCAAAGGATATTGTCTATGTGCGGATCGACCGTACACGGAAAATTCCGGTAACGGTATTGCTGCGCGCGCTGGGCTTTGGCACCGATGCCGAGATCTTGGATCTGCTCGGGCATGATGAGTATATCCGCAATACGCTGGACAAGGACAACACCGATTCGACGGATAAGGCATTGATTGAAATCTACGAGCGCCTGCGTCCAGGCGAGCCGCCTACGCTGGATAATGCGAAGAGCTTGCTCGTTGCCCGTTTCTTTGATCCGAAGCGTTATGATCTGGCGAATGTAGGTCGCTATAAGATCAACAAGAAGCTTCATATTAAGAACAGACTGTTCAACCAGCGTCTTGCAGAGACACTGATTGATCCAAGCACAGGTGAAATTTTGGCTGAAAGCGGACAGATGATTGATCGTCGCCTGCTGGATGAAATTTTGCCGCTTTTGGAGAAGAACGTTGGCTTCAAGACATACCATGTTGCCGGCGGCGTCATGGATGCTAGTAGTATTCCACTGCAGACCATCAGCGTATTCTCTCCGCACGAAGACGGCAAGATTATTAAAGTTATTGCGAACGGCTTGATTGACAAGTCCGTCAAACATATTACACCGGCTGACATTATCGCTTCCATTAACTACTTCCTTAACCTGCTGCATGGTGTTGGAAGCACAGATGATATTGACCATCTTGGCAACCGCCGTCTCCGCTCTGTAGGTGAGCTGCTCCAGAACCAATTCCGGATCGGCCTGTCCCGCATGGAGAGGGTTGTTCGTGAGCGTATGTCCATCCAGGATGCGAATGCGATCACGCCTCAGGCTCTGATCAATATTCGTCCGGTCATTGCATCGATTAAGGAGTTCTTCGGCAGCTCGCAGTTGTCCCAGTTCATGGATCAGACGAACCCGCTCGCAGAGCTGACGCATAAGCGCCGTCTGTCTGCGCTCGGTCCGGGCGGTCTGACACGTGAGCGTGCAGGCTTTGAGGTGCGTGACGTTCACCACTCTCACTATGGCCGCATGTGTCCGATCGAGACGCCGGAGGGACCGAATATCGGTCTGATCAACTCCTTGTCTACCTTTGCCCGCATTAACGAATATGGCTTCATTGAAGCTCCATACCGTTGGGTCGATCCGAAGACTAGTATCGTTACAGAGCAGATTGCTTACCTGACTGCGGACGAGGAGGATAACTATGTTATCGCTCAGGCGAATGCGCAGTTAACACCGGAAGGCAAATTTGCAGAAGAGAATGTCATCGTTCGTTACAACAAGCAGGCGGATAACATCTTGACGATGCCGAGCGAGCGAGTTGACTATATGGACGTATCGCCGAAGCAGGTGGTATCGGTAGCAACGGCGCTTATTCCGTTCCTTGAAAATGATGACTCCAACCGTGCGCTGATGGGCTCCAACATGCAGCGGCAGGCGGTGCCGCTCTTGATTCCGAAGGCTCCGCTTGTCGGTACAGGAATGGAGCATAAGTCGGCGAAGGATTCCGGCGTATGTATCGTCAGCAAATATGATGGCTACATTGAGCGCGTATCCGCCAATGAGGTTGCGCTGCGCCGCGTTGAGATTGTAGATGGCAAGCAGATTACCGGGGATCTGGTGAAGCATAAGCTGCATAAGTTTATGCGTTCCAACCAAGGTACCTGCATCAACCAGCGTCCGATCGTGCGCAAGGGCGAATTCGTCAAGAAGGGCACGATTCTGGCAGATGGACCATCGACCGAGATGGGCGAGCTGGCACTGGGGCGCAACGTCGTCGTTGCCTTCATGACGTGGGAGGGCTACAACTACGAGGATGCGATCCTCCTTAGCGAGAAGCTTGTGAAAGAGGACGTGTATACCTCCATTCACATTGAGGAATATGAATCCGAAGCTCGTGATACGAAGCTTGGACCTGAGGAAATCACGCGCGACATCCCGAACGTCGGGGAAGAAGCGCTGAAGAATCTCGACGAGCGCGGCATTATTCGCGTTGGAGCCGAGATTGGCGCAGGAGACATCCTCGTCGGCAAGGTAACGCCTAAGGGGGTTACGGAGCTGACAGCGGAGGAGCGGCTGCTGCATGCGATCTTCGGTGAGAAGGCGCGTGAGGTTCGCGATACATCGCTGCGCGTGCCGCATGGTACCGACGGAATCGTAGTTGATGTGAAGGTGTTCACCCGTGAGAATGGCGATGAGCTGCCACCAGGAGTGAATCAACTGGTTCGTGCCTATATCGCTCAGAAACGTAAAATCTCTGAAGGCGATAAGATGGCGGGACGCCACGGAAACAAAGGGGTTATCGCCCGCATCCTGCCGGAAGAAGATATGCCGTTCCTGCCGGATGGCACACCTGTAGAGGTTGTGCTCAATCCGCTAGGGGTACCTTCACGGATGAATATCGGTCAGGTGCTGGAGGTTCACCTTGGCATGGCGTGTAAGCATTTGGGCATTCATGCTGCAACTCCGGTATTTGACGGAGCGAATGAATATGATGTATTCGACACGATGGAAGAAGCCGGCATGCAGCGCAACGGTAAGACGATCCTCTACGACGGAAGAACAGGGGAGTCGTTCGAACGCGAGGTTACGGTTGGTGTCATGTACATGATCAAGCTGGCGCACATGGTTGACGACAAGATCCATGCTCGCTCTACAGGGCCGTACTCGCTCGTTACTCAGCAGCCTCTCGGCGGTAAAGCCCAGTTCGGCGGACAGCGTTTCGGGGAGATGGAGGTATGGGCGCTTGAGGCCTATGGCGCAGCCTACACCTTGCAAGAGATATTGACCGTCAAATCCGATGATGTCGTTGGTCGGGTGAAAACGTATGAATCGATCGTTAAGGGCGAGAACGTGCCGGAGCCAGGCGTTCCAGAGTCGTTCAAGGTTCTTATTAAAGAGCTTCAAAGCTTGGGGATGGATGTGAAGATCCTGACCGAGAACGAAGAAGAGATCGAGATGAAAGAGATCGACGATGAAGATGACAATACGGGCGATAAGCTGAACCTCAACCTGGAAGGTGCAGAGGTAGGCGCCGAGTAACAGCAGGCTTTGGATGGAATGGGTTACTAAGGTACTGACACAGTCTTAAGGAGGGTTGCTCCTTGTTGGATGTTAACAACTTCGAGTATATGAAAATCGGTCTGGCTTCTCCCGACAAGATCCGTTCGTGGTCGCGCGGGGAAGTCAAAAAACCGGAAACGATCAACTACCGCACACTGAAGCCGGAGAAGGAAGGTCTGTTCTGCGAGAAGATCTTCGGACCCCAGAAGGACTGGGAATGTCACTGCGGCAAATATAAAAGAGTGCGTTACAAGGGCGTAGTGTGCGATCGCTGTGGCGTGGAAGTAACACGCGCCAAGGTGCGCCGCGAGCGGATGGGCCATATTGAGCTGGCCGCTCCGGTATCGCATATCTGGTATTTCAAAGGCATCCCGAGCCGCATGGGTCTGGCGCTGGATATGTCTCCTCGTTCACTCGAGGAGATTATCTACTTCGCTTCCTATGTGGTGACTGATCCAGGAGATACACCGCTGGAGAAGAAGCAGTTGCTGTCCGAGAAGGAGTACCGCAGCTACCGTGAGAAGTACGGATATGGCTTCCAGGCGGGCATGGGCGCTGAAGCAGTCAAGAAGCTGCTGCAGGACATCGACGTTGAGCGCGAGCTGGAGACGCTGAAGGAAGAGCTGCGCACTGCTCAGGGTCAGCGTCGCAACCGTGCGATCAAGCGCCTGGAGGTTATCGAGGCTTTCCGTAATTCCGGCAATGAGCCGGAGTGGATGATTCTCGATGTGCTGCCTGTTATTCCTCCAGAGCTGCGCCCGATGGTGCAACTGGATGGCGGACGTTTCGCAACCTCCGACTTGAATGACCTGTATCGCCGTGTCATCAACCGTAACAACCGCCTGAAGCGCCTGCTGGATCTGGGAGCGCCAGATATTATCGTTCAGAACGAGAAGCGCATGCTGCAAGAAGCGGTGGACGCGCTGATCGATAATGGTCGCCGCGGTCGTCCGGTCACTGGACCGGGCAATCGTCCGCTCAAGTCGCTCAGCCATATGCTGAAGGGCAAGCAGGGGCGGTTCCGCCAAAACTTGCTGGGTAAACGGGTCGATTACTCCGGTCGTTCGGTTATCGTTGTCGGACCAAGCCTGAAGATGTATCAGTGCGGTCTGCCAAAGGAAATGGCGCTGGAGCTGTTCAAGCCGTTCGTTATGAAGGAACTGGTCAACAAAGGTCTGGCTCATAATATTAAGAGCGCCAAGCGCAAAGTAGAGCGCGTCAGCCCGGAAGTATGGGATGTGCTTGAGGAAGTCATCAAGGAGCATCCGGTACTGCTGAACCGTGCCCCTACGCTGCATAGACTGGGTATTCAGGCATTTGAGCCGATTCTTGTAGAGGGTCGCGCCATTAAACTGCATCCGCTCGTCTGTACCGCTTATAATGCGGACTTTGACGGCGACCAGATGGCGGTTCACGTTCCGCTGTCGGCCGAGGCGCAGGCTGAGGCTCGCTTGCTGATGCTGGCTTCGGGCAATATCCTTAACCCTAAGGATGGCAAGCCGGTCGTTACGCCTTCCCAGGATATGGTTCTGGGAAGCTTCTATCTGACGATGGATAACCCGGAAGCCAAAGGCTCCGGCTCGATCTTCGGCACAGTTAATGAAGCGATCTCTGCTTATCAGCGCGGCATTGTCTCGCTGCATGCGCGGATCGTTATCCCAGTTAAGGTGCTCAAGAAACAGACGTTTACAGAAGAACAGCAAAATTCGCTGATTGCCACAACAGTCGGCAAGGTGATCTTCAACGAAATATTCCCGGACACGTTCCCGTACATCAATGAGGCCACCAAGGTCAATCTGTTGAATGGAACACCGGATAAATATTTTAT contains:
- the rplA gene encoding 50S ribosomal protein L1 yields the protein MAKRGKKYQEAVKLFDSEATYEPAQAIELVKKAASAKFDESVEVAVRLGVDPRKQDQAVRGVVVLPHGTGKTKRVLVFAKGEKVKEAEAAGADYVGDADMINKIQQGWFEFDVCVATPDMMAEVGKLGRILGGKGLMPNPKAGTVTFDVAKAVQEIKAGKIEYRLDKAGQIHAPIGKVSFDAEKLNENLRSLIEALVRAKPAAAKGVYLKNIAISSTMGPSARVNTAVYR
- the rplJ gene encoding 50S ribosomal protein L10, whose protein sequence is MANAKIIQEKQQAVEEIAAKFRESNCTVVADYRGLNVAQVTELRKQLREAGIEFQVLKNSLVRRATAATELTELDQVLTGPTAIAFAKDDVVAPAKILSNFAKKNDALEIKGGVVEGQVVGVEQLKALADLPSREGLLSMLLSVLQAPVRNFALAVKAVAEKQEQQA
- the rplL gene encoding 50S ribosomal protein L7/L12, which gives rise to MSKEQILEAIKGMNVLELNDLVKAIEEEFGVTAAAPVAVVAGGGAAEVAEQTEFDVILTNAGASKINVIKVVREITGLGLKEAKDVVDNAPKPIKEKVSKEDAEAVKAKLEEAGASVEVK
- a CDS encoding class I SAM-dependent methyltransferase; this encodes MSDHYYTQKPAAKQDRQIHEAMLRGKTYRFATDAGVFSKTGVDYGSRVLIEAVQLNAADEVLDVGCGYGPIGLAASSLVPQGRVTMIDINERAVELAMYNAAHNGISNVEVLQSDLYAAVQGRSFDVILTNPPIRAGKAVVHRIFEEGWSLLRPGGQMWVVIQKKQGAPSAWTKLEALYDKVEEITKDKGYRIFRAVKQGSENS
- the rpoB gene encoding DNA-directed RNA polymerase subunit beta — translated: MRGEVKLAGQLVQYGRRTRRSYARINEVLEVPNLIEIQQKSYEKFLERDLLELFQDISPIQDFTGNLSLEFIDYSLGEPKYSVDESKERDVTYAAPLRVKVRLINKETGEVKEQEVFMGDFPLMTETGTFIINGAERVIVSQLVRSPSVYFSTKVDKNGKKTYTATVIPNRGAWLELETDAKDIVYVRIDRTRKIPVTVLLRALGFGTDAEILDLLGHDEYIRNTLDKDNTDSTDKALIEIYERLRPGEPPTLDNAKSLLVARFFDPKRYDLANVGRYKINKKLHIKNRLFNQRLAETLIDPSTGEILAESGQMIDRRLLDEILPLLEKNVGFKTYHVAGGVMDASSIPLQTISVFSPHEDGKIIKVIANGLIDKSVKHITPADIIASINYFLNLLHGVGSTDDIDHLGNRRLRSVGELLQNQFRIGLSRMERVVRERMSIQDANAITPQALINIRPVIASIKEFFGSSQLSQFMDQTNPLAELTHKRRLSALGPGGLTRERAGFEVRDVHHSHYGRMCPIETPEGPNIGLINSLSTFARINEYGFIEAPYRWVDPKTSIVTEQIAYLTADEEDNYVIAQANAQLTPEGKFAEENVIVRYNKQADNILTMPSERVDYMDVSPKQVVSVATALIPFLENDDSNRALMGSNMQRQAVPLLIPKAPLVGTGMEHKSAKDSGVCIVSKYDGYIERVSANEVALRRVEIVDGKQITGDLVKHKLHKFMRSNQGTCINQRPIVRKGEFVKKGTILADGPSTEMGELALGRNVVVAFMTWEGYNYEDAILLSEKLVKEDVYTSIHIEEYESEARDTKLGPEEITRDIPNVGEEALKNLDERGIIRVGAEIGAGDILVGKVTPKGVTELTAEERLLHAIFGEKAREVRDTSLRVPHGTDGIVVDVKVFTRENGDELPPGVNQLVRAYIAQKRKISEGDKMAGRHGNKGVIARILPEEDMPFLPDGTPVEVVLNPLGVPSRMNIGQVLEVHLGMACKHLGIHAATPVFDGANEYDVFDTMEEAGMQRNGKTILYDGRTGESFEREVTVGVMYMIKLAHMVDDKIHARSTGPYSLVTQQPLGGKAQFGGQRFGEMEVWALEAYGAAYTLQEILTVKSDDVVGRVKTYESIVKGENVPEPGVPESFKVLIKELQSLGMDVKILTENEEEIEMKEIDDEDDNTGDKLNLNLEGAEVGAE